Proteins encoded by one window of Streptomyces uncialis:
- a CDS encoding S1 family peptidase, giving the protein MTHRRIPKRRAALAGAGVLALVAGAATFQSANASTERPLDTPKTLSAVTAGKLSKTLSRDLGADAAGSYYDSGTRQLVVNVVDKASVRTVEAAGAKARLVENSLAELRSARTTLTDRASIPGTSWAVDPTTNKVVVTADRTVRGAELNKLNRVLEGLGGTVELQRSAGEFKPFAAGGDTITSGGGRCSLGFNVVRDGQPFFLTAGHCTNGTTAWSDSSGQRIGQTAESSFPGDDYGLVRYESGVAHPSEVNLYNGATQPIARAGDATVGMQVVRSGSTTQVHEGAVTGLDATVNYGNGDVVNGLVQTDVCAEPGDSGGSLFSGDTAIGLTSGGSGNCSAGGTTFFQPVTEALQVLGAQIG; this is encoded by the coding sequence TTGACGCACCGACGTATACCCAAGCGGCGGGCCGCCCTCGCCGGCGCGGGTGTTCTCGCACTCGTGGCCGGAGCAGCTACTTTCCAGAGTGCGAACGCGAGTACGGAACGACCCCTCGACACCCCGAAGACACTCTCGGCCGTGACGGCCGGAAAGCTCTCCAAGACCCTGTCCCGGGATCTCGGCGCCGACGCGGCGGGCTCGTACTACGACAGCGGGACCAGGCAACTCGTCGTCAATGTGGTCGACAAGGCGTCGGTCAGGACGGTCGAGGCCGCGGGGGCCAAGGCCAGACTCGTGGAGAACTCGCTCGCCGAACTGAGGAGCGCGCGCACCACACTCACCGACAGGGCGAGCATCCCCGGGACCTCCTGGGCCGTCGACCCGACCACCAACAAGGTCGTCGTCACCGCGGACCGCACGGTCCGCGGGGCTGAGCTGAACAAGCTGAACCGTGTCCTCGAAGGGCTCGGCGGCACCGTCGAACTCCAGCGGAGCGCGGGGGAGTTCAAGCCCTTCGCCGCCGGTGGTGACACGATTACCTCCGGCGGAGGGCGGTGCTCGCTGGGCTTCAACGTCGTCCGCGACGGACAGCCCTTCTTCCTGACGGCCGGGCACTGCACCAACGGCACGACCGCCTGGTCGGACAGCTCCGGACAGCGGATCGGGCAGACCGCCGAATCCAGCTTCCCGGGTGACGACTACGGGCTTGTGCGCTACGAGTCCGGTGTCGCGCATCCCAGTGAGGTAAACCTCTACAACGGGGCCACCCAGCCGATCGCCCGCGCGGGCGACGCGACCGTCGGTATGCAGGTGGTGCGCAGCGGCTCCACCACACAGGTGCACGAAGGGGCGGTCACCGGGCTGGACGCCACCGTGAACTACGGCAACGGAGATGTCGTCAACGGGCTCGTCCAGACCGATGTGTGCGCCGAGCCGGGAGACAGCGGAGGGTCGCTCTTCTCCGGTGACACCGCGATCGGGCTGACCTCCGGGGGCAGCGGCAACTGCTCCGCCGGGGGGACGACCTTCTTCCAGCCTGTGACCGAGGCGCTCCAGGTGCTCGGGGCGCAGATCGGCTGA